One window of the Klebsiella sp. WP3-W18-ESBL-02 genome contains the following:
- a CDS encoding baseplate J/gp47 family protein, with amino-acid sequence MALNLDTLGLSATVTAQGISAPDYQTILDTLTSYFRQIYGSDAYLEPDSKDGQMVALVALAVHDANNTAIEIYNSFSPMTAQAAALSSNVKINGITRKVATNSTADLLLTGTAGTTITNGSARDKNGIIWNFPASVAIGVDGTVLVTATCANSGSVAALAGTITTINTPTRGWVSVTNPVAATVGSPAETDAELRIRQGQSVALPSITPFEGVDGAIANVAGVTRHKLYENDTGATDSNGLPPHSISAIVDGGDVTEIAQTIRGNKGQGTATYGKTSVTVPDTYGNPHVISFSRSTDVPIFVAITLKVFTGYTSQIGEQIKQAVADYINGLTIGDDVLLSRIYSPANLGVVSGGNARYYDITDLLIGKSSGSVSASNIDIAYDASASCSTANISITVTS; translated from the coding sequence ATGGCTTTGAACCTCGACACGCTGGGGCTATCGGCAACGGTAACCGCCCAGGGGATTAGTGCGCCTGATTACCAGACAATCCTAGATACACTGACCAGCTATTTCAGGCAGATTTACGGTAGTGATGCCTACCTCGAACCAGACAGCAAAGACGGGCAGATGGTCGCGCTGGTGGCTCTTGCCGTGCATGACGCTAACAACACCGCTATCGAGATTTACAACTCGTTTTCACCGATGACAGCGCAGGCCGCAGCGCTTAGCAGCAATGTGAAAATTAACGGGATCACGCGAAAAGTAGCGACAAACTCTACTGCTGACCTTCTGTTAACCGGTACGGCAGGCACGACTATCACGAATGGCTCCGCACGGGATAAAAACGGCATTATCTGGAATTTTCCAGCGAGTGTGGCGATCGGCGTTGATGGTACTGTGCTGGTGACGGCCACATGTGCGAATAGCGGTTCGGTTGCGGCGCTGGCCGGGACTATTACCACTATCAACACCCCGACCCGAGGTTGGGTGTCGGTAACCAATCCAGTTGCGGCTACTGTCGGTTCACCAGCCGAAACCGACGCAGAGCTGCGCATTCGGCAGGGGCAAAGCGTCGCGCTACCATCGATCACACCGTTTGAAGGTGTCGACGGTGCTATCGCTAATGTTGCTGGCGTGACACGTCACAAACTATATGAGAACGACACTGGGGCAACCGACAGCAACGGGCTGCCGCCACACTCTATTTCCGCCATCGTCGATGGAGGGGATGTTACCGAGATAGCCCAAACAATCCGGGGGAATAAAGGGCAGGGAACCGCAACTTACGGTAAAACTTCTGTCACGGTGCCGGATACTTACGGTAATCCACACGTCATCAGTTTTTCGCGCTCTACCGATGTGCCAATTTTCGTAGCCATTACCCTGAAAGTTTTTACCGGCTATACCTCTCAAATCGGCGAGCAGATTAAACAGGCTGTTGCCGATTATATAAATGGCCTAACAATTGGCGACGACGTTCTGCTGAGCCGTATTTATTCCCCGGCAAACCTCGGCGTTGTGAGCGGCGGGAATGCCCGCTATTACGATATTACCGACCTGCTGATCGGTAAGTCGTCTGGCAGCGTATCGGCATCAAACATTGATATTGCCTATGATGCTTCTGCGTCCTGTAGCACCGCGAATATCAGTATCACGGTGACCTCATGA
- a CDS encoding DUF2612 domain-containing protein: MSKYTELITNYHATKPLFFDHIDLSTRPLIDVSSTMSGLITAFDIDTAVGVQLDILGLWIGRSRIVSQPISGVYFSWDTDGLGYDQGIWQGPYDPDSGYKTLSDETYRIILKAKIAINNWDGRNDSLPPILDAATAGSGLRMQIVDNQDMTISVWAFPETDISDVSLELIAAIKQGYLTVKAAGVWGGDVETPSVEAPSEGSKFFGFDMDNEYIGGFDVGAWGTIL, encoded by the coding sequence ATGAGCAAATACACCGAACTGATCACTAACTACCACGCTACCAAGCCACTCTTTTTTGACCATATAGATCTGAGCACCCGCCCGCTGATTGATGTGTCCAGCACTATGTCAGGGCTTATAACAGCCTTCGATATTGATACTGCTGTCGGTGTACAGCTCGACATCCTCGGTCTGTGGATCGGACGCAGTCGCATAGTCAGCCAGCCAATTAGCGGAGTTTATTTCAGCTGGGACACTGACGGGCTTGGATATGACCAGGGCATCTGGCAGGGGCCATATGATCCTGATTCTGGCTATAAGACGCTGAGTGATGAGACGTACCGCATCATTCTGAAAGCGAAAATCGCTATCAACAACTGGGACGGCCGGAACGATTCTCTGCCTCCCATCCTTGACGCTGCGACTGCTGGCTCAGGCCTCAGGATGCAAATTGTCGACAACCAGGACATGACGATATCGGTCTGGGCATTCCCCGAGACTGATATTTCTGATGTGTCTCTTGAACTGATTGCCGCTATCAAACAGGGCTATCTCACCGTTAAAGCCGCCGGCGTATGGGGCGGTGATGTTGAAACGCCTTCGGTAGAAGCACCATCCGAGGGCTCTAAATTCTTTGGGTTTGATATGGATAACGAATACATCGGTGGGTTCGATGTTGGAGCATGGGGGACAATACTCTAA
- a CDS encoding phage baseplate plug protein, with the protein MNVTEIPLSPDNQLFRIQLAETTYTLRVIWRDSAGWILDVQDSSGEPLLSGVPLVTGVNLLEQYPQLGINGALLVGCDVGAPDEPTKTNLGTYSHLIFVQE; encoded by the coding sequence ATGAATGTAACTGAAATCCCTTTATCGCCGGATAACCAGCTATTTCGCATTCAGTTAGCAGAGACAACATACACGCTGAGAGTCATTTGGCGTGATTCTGCTGGCTGGATTCTGGATGTACAAGATAGCAGTGGCGAACCGCTTCTTTCTGGCGTGCCGCTGGTAACCGGTGTAAATCTTCTTGAGCAATATCCTCAACTAGGTATTAACGGGGCGCTGCTCGTTGGCTGCGATGTAGGCGCACCGGACGAGCCTACCAAAACCAACCTCGGCACATACAGCCACCTCATTTTCGTACAGGAGTAG
- a CDS encoding tail fiber assembly protein: MSKTYAVIKNNTVVNVVLWDGESEWSPDNGIAIPAANGVGIGWLYADGNLTAPDIPEPVKSHDELVAEVESEKLARIDTATNRIIVWQTKLLMGRKLTNAESSSLNGWMDYIDAVAAIDASTAPDINWPAIPA; encoded by the coding sequence ATGAGCAAAACATACGCAGTAATAAAAAATAATACCGTTGTAAATGTCGTCTTATGGGATGGCGAGTCAGAATGGTCGCCTGATAATGGCATAGCAATACCGGCTGCTAATGGTGTCGGGATTGGCTGGTTATATGCTGATGGCAATTTGACTGCGCCGGATATTCCCGAGCCTGTAAAATCTCACGATGAATTAGTCGCAGAGGTTGAATCAGAAAAGCTCGCCCGTATCGATACGGCGACCAACCGGATTATTGTCTGGCAAACCAAGCTTTTGATGGGTCGCAAGCTTACGAATGCTGAGTCATCCAGCCTTAACGGATGGATGGACTATATAGACGCGGTGGCAGCAATAGATGCCAGCACCGCACCTGATATCAACTGGCCAGCTATTCCGGCTTAA
- a CDS encoding Gp138 family membrane-puncturing spike protein, with translation MPIPTQSQIGGEQQTAQAIADSVSTQMRVAMPGIIQSFDPDTVTCTVEVALRGIVGDGSTELKPLVDVPVVFPRGGGCTLTFPVKEGDECLLIFADRCIDFWWQSGGVQETVDPRQHDLSDAFAIVGPQSQAQKISGISTSSVELRSDDGGTKLSLNPSTGAINGTAPGGFNLNGLKILPDGRLQLVDGSIVDKHTHGGVESGGSNTKPLGG, from the coding sequence ATGCCGATTCCAACTCAATCACAAATCGGCGGCGAGCAGCAGACCGCGCAGGCCATTGCCGATTCGGTGTCTACTCAGATGCGCGTAGCGATGCCGGGCATCATTCAGTCGTTCGATCCTGATACTGTTACCTGCACCGTAGAGGTGGCGCTTCGCGGTATTGTTGGCGATGGCTCCACCGAATTAAAACCGCTGGTGGATGTGCCGGTCGTCTTCCCGCGCGGCGGCGGATGCACGCTAACCTTTCCGGTTAAAGAAGGCGACGAGTGCCTGCTGATCTTTGCCGACCGTTGCATCGATTTTTGGTGGCAGAGCGGCGGCGTTCAGGAGACAGTCGACCCGCGCCAGCATGACTTGTCTGATGCGTTCGCCATTGTTGGCCCGCAGTCGCAAGCACAGAAAATCAGCGGTATCAGTACCAGTTCGGTAGAGCTGCGCAGCGATGACGGCGGCACAAAGTTAAGCCTTAACCCATCCACCGGGGCAATAAATGGCACTGCACCGGGCGGATTTAACCTTAACGGGCTCAAAATCCTGCCTGACGGTCGCTTGCAGCTGGTGGACGGTTCTATCGTGGATAAGCATACCCATGGCGGCGTTGAGAGCGGCGGAAGCAATACTAAGCCGCTGGGAGGTTAA